A stretch of Capsicum annuum cultivar UCD-10X-F1 unplaced genomic scaffold, UCD10Xv1.1 ctg995, whole genome shotgun sequence DNA encodes these proteins:
- the LOC124895750 gene encoding ras-related protein RABD2a — MNPEYDYLFKLLLIGDSGVGKSCLLLRFADDSYLDSYISTIGVDFKIRTVEQDGKTIKLQIWDTAGQERFRTITSSYYRGAHGIIIVYDITDQESFNNVKQWLSEIDRYASENVNKLLVGNKSDLNDNRAVSYDTAKAFADEIGIPFMEASAKSATNVEQAFMAMAAEIKNRMATQPASNNAKPPTVQIRGQPVNQKSGCCSS, encoded by the exons ATGAATCCCGAATA TGACTACTTGTTCAAACTTCTGTTGATAGGAGATTCAGGTGTTGGAAAGTCATGTCTTCTCCTGAGATTTGCC GATGACTCTTATTTGGACAGCTACATCAGCACAATTGGTGTTGACTTT AAAATACGTACTGTGGAGCAAGATGGGAAGACTATTAAACTTCAAATT TGGGACACTGCTGGACAAGAACGTTTCAGGACAATCACAAGTAGTTACTACCGTGGGGCACATGGCATAATA atagtttatgaTATAACTGATCAAGAAAGCTTCAACAATGTTAAGCAATGGTTGAGTGAAATTGATCGCTATGCAAGCGAAAATGTAAACAAGCTTTTGGTTGGAAACAAGTCTGACTTGAATGATAACCGAGCAGTGTCGTACGATACAGCAAAG GCATTTGCTGATGAAATTGGCATTCCATTTATGGAGGCTAGTGCAAAGAGTGCCACTAATGTTGAGCAAGCTTTCATGGCAATGGCAGCTGAGATAAAGAATAG GATGGCAACACAGCCAGCATCAAACAATGCAAAGCCACCCACCGTGCAGATACGCGGACAACCTGTTAACCAAAAAAGTGGCTGCTGTTCTTCTTAG